Proteins encoded by one window of Sphingomonas ginkgonis:
- a CDS encoding exopolysaccharide biosynthesis polyprenyl glycosylphosphotransferase, producing MRLYALLMALDCACILASFAIAGGVRFGSVFVDGWAGVTASVTALFLLSAVSTGAYSLDVLRHPSRGVARAVGSVLLAFAMLFLLFFFLKVDQRLSRIMTGTSLLLATGAVTIVRQLVGDALRRRHHGQFTTEILLSDRSGIRERDGFLVVDAATERLTPTPSDAAAQIHFAEMLQGADRVVVACPADTAPQWSQMLKCTGIQGEVLSSDFDHLAPLGVSKVDGHTTLVVSSGPLNARQRLAKRALDLAISLPLLLFIAPVLLGIALAIKLESRGPVLFKQPRVGQGNTMFNILKFRSMRNERTDIHGNRSASRDDDRVTRVGRILRRTSLDELPQLLNVVLGSMSIVGPRPHALGSLAGDRLFWHVDERYWQRHAIKPGITGLAQVRGFRGATHTREHLTSRLQADLEYLSGWSIWRDISILVRTLRVVVHSEAY from the coding sequence TTGCGGCTCTACGCGCTGCTGATGGCGCTCGACTGCGCGTGCATCCTGGCTTCCTTCGCCATCGCCGGCGGGGTTCGCTTCGGATCGGTGTTCGTCGACGGCTGGGCGGGGGTGACCGCATCGGTCACCGCATTGTTCCTTCTGTCCGCCGTTTCCACTGGTGCCTATTCGCTGGACGTGCTCCGCCACCCGAGCCGCGGCGTCGCCCGCGCGGTCGGCTCGGTGCTGCTCGCCTTCGCGATGCTGTTCCTGCTGTTCTTCTTCCTAAAGGTCGACCAGCGCCTGTCGCGCATCATGACCGGCACTTCGCTGCTGCTCGCGACCGGCGCGGTGACCATCGTCCGCCAGCTGGTCGGCGATGCGCTCCGCCGCCGCCACCATGGCCAGTTCACCACCGAGATCCTGCTCAGCGATCGTAGCGGAATTCGCGAGCGCGACGGCTTTCTGGTCGTCGATGCGGCGACCGAGCGGCTGACCCCGACTCCGAGCGACGCCGCGGCGCAGATCCATTTCGCCGAAATGCTTCAGGGCGCCGACCGCGTGGTCGTCGCCTGCCCGGCGGACACCGCCCCGCAGTGGTCGCAGATGCTCAAGTGCACCGGCATCCAGGGCGAGGTCCTGTCGAGCGACTTCGACCATCTCGCGCCGCTGGGCGTGTCCAAGGTAGACGGTCACACCACCCTGGTGGTCTCGTCGGGCCCGCTCAACGCCCGCCAGCGGCTGGCCAAGCGCGCGCTCGATCTTGCGATCAGCCTGCCGCTGCTGCTGTTCATCGCCCCGGTGCTGCTCGGCATCGCGCTGGCGATCAAACTCGAGAGCCGCGGCCCGGTGTTGTTCAAGCAGCCGCGCGTCGGCCAGGGCAACACCATGTTCAACATCCTCAAGTTCCGCAGCATGCGGAACGAGCGGACCGACATCCACGGCAACCGGTCGGCCAGCCGCGACGACGACCGGGTCACCCGCGTCGGGCGGATCCTGCGCCGCACCAGCCTCGACGAGCTGCCGCAGCTGCTCAACGTGGTGCTCGGCTCGATGAGCATCGTCGGGCCGCGCCCGCACGCGTTGGGCTCGCTCGCCGGCGACCGCCTCTTCTGGCACGTCGACGAGCGCTATTGGCAGCGCCACGCGATCAAGCCGGGGATCACCGGGCTGGCCCAGGTCCGCGGCTTCCGCGGCGCTACCCACACCCGCGAGCACCTGACCTCGCGGCTGCAGGCCGATCTCGAATATCTGTCCGGCTGGTCGATCTGGCGGGACATCTCGATCCTGGTGCGCACCCTGCGCGTGGTCGTTCACTCCGAGGCCTATTGA